The Hydrogenispora ethanolica genome includes the window CGAGACTGGTGGGATCGTTTTAAAGGAGAAAGGCCGAAAAGTATTTGTGGAAGAACTGGACAAACGGCTCAGCACCACCATCAGCCATCGCGCGGTGGGCCATCCGGTCTCTTATCGCCGGCTAATCCGGATGGAGTTATATAAGGTGGAAAAACATTTGATGGGGGAAGAATCATACAAGCCCTTTGTATCGCAATGGTAAAAGTCGGTACGGAGGTGAATTCAGCTGTTTGTAATCGTGGTTTATGATATTGCTGAAAAACGAGTCGCCAAAGTGCTTAAAAAATCTCGCCAATATTTGTACTGGGTTCAGAATTCGGTCTTTGAAGGCGAGATCTCGGAGGCCAAGTATAAGAAATATGTCACGGAACTAAAGAAAATAATCAATTTAGAAGAAGATTCGGTGATCATCTATAATTTAAGAACCAGCAAATATTCCTCCAGAGAAGTGATCGGCCTTGAGAAAGGAGGACAGAGCAATATTTTGTAGTTGACCCG containing:
- the cas2 gene encoding CRISPR-associated endonuclease Cas2, which produces MFVIVVYDIAEKRVAKVLKKSRQYLYWVQNSVFEGEISEAKYKKYVTELKKIINLEEDSVIIYNLRTSKYSSREVIGLEKGGQSNIL